In one Zobellia galactanivorans genomic region, the following are encoded:
- the kduI gene encoding 5-dehydro-4-deoxy-D-glucuronate isomerase, with protein sequence MEVKYAVHPDDAKLYDTQRIRKEFHSSDLMGEDAIKMIYTHYDRFIYGTAFPKSKGLSLPTYDELKADYFLERRELGIINVGGKGTVTVDGEVFELANLEALYVGKGSKEVTFASADGSDAAKFYLNSAPAHKEYPTKKATQSDANIVELGAVETSNERTLYQYIHEDGIQSCQLVMGYTELKKGSVWNTFPPHTHERRMEVYFYFDIPGDNIVMHYMGQPQETRHIAMKNYEAVVSPPWSIHSGSGTSNYRFIWGMAGENKAFTDMDGEPLQSVL encoded by the coding sequence ATGGAAGTTAAGTACGCTGTGCATCCCGATGATGCCAAATTATACGACACACAGAGAATACGGAAAGAGTTTCATAGCTCTGACCTTATGGGCGAAGACGCCATAAAAATGATCTATACACATTATGATCGTTTTATCTATGGCACCGCTTTTCCAAAATCAAAAGGCCTTTCATTGCCAACTTACGACGAGTTGAAAGCCGATTATTTCTTAGAGCGAAGGGAATTGGGAATAATCAATGTTGGGGGCAAGGGTACCGTAACCGTAGATGGTGAAGTATTTGAACTTGCAAACCTCGAAGCCCTATACGTAGGCAAAGGCTCTAAAGAAGTTACTTTTGCCAGTGCGGATGGTTCCGACGCTGCAAAATTCTATTTGAATTCCGCTCCGGCGCATAAGGAATACCCCACTAAAAAAGCGACGCAATCCGATGCCAATATTGTAGAGTTGGGCGCTGTGGAAACCAGTAACGAGAGAACCTTGTACCAGTACATTCACGAAGACGGCATTCAAAGTTGCCAGTTGGTCATGGGGTATACCGAACTGAAAAAAGGTAGCGTTTGGAATACCTTTCCACCGCACACCCATGAGCGTAGGATGGAAGTCTATTTTTATTTTGATATTCCAGGAGACAATATTGTTATGCACTATATGGGACAGCCTCAAGAAACGCGGCACATTGCCATGAAAAACTATGAGGCCGTAGTATCCCCGCCATGGTCGATTCACTCGGGTTCAGGTACCAGTAACTACAGGTTTATCTGGGGAATGGCCGGTGAGAACAAGGCTTTTACCGATATGGACGGCGAACCGCTACAGAGCGTACTTTAA
- a CDS encoding sugar porter family MFS transporter encodes MKTKLLFTSFVVALAGFLFGFDTVVISGADQQLQALWGTSDLFHGTFIMSMALWGTVLGAIFASIPCDKIGRKNTLLWIGVLYFVSALGSGLADDPYLFSFFRFLGGLGVGASTVAAPTYVSEIAPAKSRGRLVALYQFNIVFGILIAFVSNYLLKDFGSEPWRWMIGIEALPALVYTVAMVGVPKSPRWLLEKKNDLEGAKRIQLELTGTELDELVIAQLEEEQTEKSALFVKKYKFPLMLAFLIAFFNQLSGINAFLYYAPRIFSSAGLGENTALLSSVGIGVTNLVFTLLGLYLIDKVGRKVLMYIGSVGYIISLTMVGLAFILEWEGLMVPIFLFLFIASHAIGQGAVIWVFISEIFPTNLRAQGQSFGSSTHWVLAALITLFMPIAMGGLSNPGLVFFFFSGMMVLQLLFVIFMMPETKGKTLEELQKMITK; translated from the coding sequence ATGAAAACCAAACTATTATTTACTTCATTTGTAGTCGCTTTGGCTGGATTTTTATTCGGCTTCGACACCGTGGTGATTTCTGGCGCCGACCAACAATTGCAAGCTTTGTGGGGAACCTCGGACCTCTTTCACGGAACCTTCATCATGTCAATGGCCTTATGGGGTACCGTATTGGGGGCTATTTTTGCATCTATCCCTTGTGATAAAATAGGGAGAAAGAATACCCTTTTATGGATAGGGGTATTATACTTTGTATCGGCCTTGGGTTCGGGTCTCGCAGATGATCCTTATTTGTTTTCCTTCTTCCGTTTTCTCGGGGGGCTAGGGGTAGGGGCATCGACCGTTGCCGCACCGACCTATGTATCTGAAATTGCACCGGCCAAAAGTCGTGGTAGATTGGTGGCCTTGTACCAGTTCAATATCGTCTTCGGTATTTTAATTGCTTTTGTCTCCAACTACCTGTTGAAGGATTTCGGTTCGGAACCTTGGCGTTGGATGATCGGTATAGAGGCCCTCCCTGCATTGGTCTATACGGTGGCCATGGTAGGCGTACCTAAAAGTCCACGATGGTTGTTAGAGAAAAAAAACGATTTGGAAGGGGCCAAAAGAATTCAATTGGAACTCACCGGAACCGAATTGGACGAGTTGGTCATCGCTCAATTGGAAGAGGAACAGACCGAGAAATCGGCCTTGTTTGTCAAAAAATACAAGTTTCCCCTAATGTTGGCCTTTTTGATTGCTTTCTTCAATCAATTGTCGGGAATCAATGCCTTTCTCTACTATGCCCCACGAATTTTCAGTTCTGCCGGCCTAGGGGAAAATACGGCCCTGCTGAGTAGTGTAGGTATCGGTGTTACCAATTTGGTGTTTACCCTATTAGGGCTTTACTTGATCGATAAAGTGGGACGTAAGGTGCTCATGTACATTGGTTCGGTAGGATATATTATTTCACTGACCATGGTAGGCTTGGCCTTTATTCTTGAGTGGGAGGGCCTAATGGTTCCTATTTTCCTATTCCTGTTCATAGCATCACATGCCATTGGTCAAGGTGCGGTCATCTGGGTCTTTATCTCAGAGATATTCCCTACCAATTTAAGGGCGCAAGGCCAGTCCTTCGGTAGCTCCACCCATTGGGTATTGGCCGCATTGATCACGCTTTTTATGCCCATAGCCATGGGCGGTTTATCCAACCCGGGTCTAGTCTTCTTCTTTTTCAGCGGAATGATGGTACTGCAGTTGCTGTTCGTCATCTTTATGATGCCTGAAACCAAAGGAAAAACCTTGGAAGAACTTCAAAAAATGATAACAAAATAA
- a CDS encoding DUF4861 domain-containing protein, with the protein MKINLTHPLNFTYLTIVCLMVSCEPTPKTETISVMVKNDLNFSRNEVVGADINDLGALLNNNKEGDIRVKKVGNEEYLRTQWIDYDQDGANDELLFQAEVPANGSSEFIILVDSTKTVPESDVIAYSRLVPERTDDYTWENDKVAFRTYGPTGEKEALEGVPGSTLSSGIDLWLKRTDKSIINKWYKAHLTEPGYYHIDHGEGYDPYHVGASRGTGGIGIWENDSLLVSNNFTASRTLAAGPLRTVFELDYAPWSAYGVKETKRITLDLGSNFSKFDIRLSSEREVPNYTIGITLHKNEGEGAIYKEEGWFRHWETIDGSKVGEGVVIAPEIVKNAILHKSEVTDQSNLLIITEPQEELSYYAGFAWEKSGQVASVEDWEDLLKKQVQIMASPLSLSIEQPK; encoded by the coding sequence ATGAAAATAAATCTAACCCATCCTTTAAACTTTACCTATCTAACAATTGTTTGTTTGATGGTATCTTGCGAACCTACGCCTAAGACCGAAACGATTTCGGTTATGGTTAAAAATGACCTTAACTTTTCCAGAAATGAAGTTGTGGGCGCAGACATTAACGACTTGGGCGCACTATTAAATAATAATAAGGAAGGTGATATCCGAGTAAAGAAAGTAGGCAATGAAGAATACCTCCGCACCCAATGGATCGATTATGACCAAGACGGCGCGAACGACGAACTACTTTTTCAGGCCGAAGTTCCGGCCAACGGGAGTTCGGAATTCATCATTCTAGTAGATAGCACTAAAACGGTACCCGAAAGCGATGTCATAGCCTATTCCCGTCTCGTACCAGAAAGAACCGACGACTATACATGGGAGAACGACAAAGTGGCCTTTAGGACCTACGGGCCTACGGGCGAAAAAGAGGCTTTGGAAGGCGTACCCGGCAGCACCCTTTCAAGCGGTATCGACCTATGGTTAAAACGAACCGATAAGTCAATAATCAACAAGTGGTACAAGGCCCATTTGACCGAACCGGGCTACTACCATATAGACCATGGCGAAGGCTATGACCCTTATCACGTAGGCGCTAGCCGGGGTACCGGGGGTATCGGTATCTGGGAAAACGACAGCCTTCTTGTTTCCAATAATTTTACGGCTTCAAGAACATTGGCGGCAGGTCCTTTGCGTACGGTATTTGAATTGGATTACGCCCCGTGGAGTGCATACGGAGTAAAAGAGACAAAAAGGATAACCCTCGATTTGGGCTCCAATTTTTCCAAGTTCGATATACGTCTTTCTTCCGAAAGGGAAGTGCCCAATTATACCATAGGGATCACCTTGCACAAAAACGAGGGTGAAGGGGCGATATATAAGGAAGAAGGCTGGTTCCGTCATTGGGAAACCATCGATGGTTCAAAAGTGGGCGAAGGGGTCGTTATAGCTCCTGAAATAGTCAAAAATGCGATACTCCACAAGTCCGAAGTCACAGATCAAAGTAATCTGTTGATCATTACCGAACCTCAAGAGGAATTGAGCTACTATGCTGGTTTTGCATGGGAAAAAAGCGGACAGGTAGCTTCTGTGGAAGATTGGGAGGACCTCTTAAAAAAACAAGTGCAGATAATGGCAAGTCCACTATCCCTATCCATTGAACAACCTAAATAA
- a CDS encoding SGNH/GDSL hydrolase family protein — protein sequence MKLLKVNIGVIFLFLLAVNTALAQIRNAGVSGNTTLDLLQRSDTDVLEHRPDFVILLVGTNDMLNSKKMISYASYKNNLWEIVKRIKEVGASVLLMSPPPVDSVYLFQRHDRRLFKEAPNVKLDTARKIVEGVAHDNGVGYLDLYQAFGKMNLPEHNKDLFFRNEGNSGAKDGVHPTALGYRFIAESVFHFLKENQFIGENKKIVCFGDSITYGSGVKNGGTVIGENYPAVLAQLIEENYK from the coding sequence ATGAAGCTTTTAAAGGTGAACATCGGGGTCATTTTTCTCTTCCTGCTAGCTGTAAATACGGCCCTAGCCCAAATCCGTAATGCCGGGGTGAGCGGAAATACGACCCTAGATCTATTGCAAAGATCGGATACGGATGTGTTGGAACATCGGCCCGATTTTGTTATCCTATTGGTCGGTACGAACGATATGCTCAATTCAAAGAAGATGATATCCTATGCATCTTATAAGAACAACCTATGGGAAATCGTAAAGCGGATCAAAGAGGTCGGGGCATCGGTGTTATTGATGTCACCGCCGCCGGTAGATTCGGTATACCTATTTCAAAGACACGACCGGCGCTTGTTTAAAGAAGCACCAAATGTAAAATTGGATACCGCCCGAAAAATAGTCGAAGGCGTAGCCCATGACAATGGAGTGGGCTATTTGGATCTTTATCAAGCTTTTGGTAAAATGAACTTGCCGGAACACAATAAAGACCTGTTTTTTAGAAATGAAGGGAACAGTGGGGCCAAAGATGGGGTGCATCCTACGGCCTTGGGGTATCGGTTTATTGCTGAATCCGTTTTTCATTTTCTCAAGGAGAACCAGTTCATCGGAGAAAATAAAAAGATTGTCTGTTTTGGGGATTCTATTACCTACGGATCGGGCGTAAAAAACGGGGGTACCGTTATTGGGGAAAACTACCCGGCGGTATTGGCCCAATTAATCGAAGAAAATTATAAATAA
- a CDS encoding DUF6250 domain-containing protein, whose protein sequence is MSRRITKKIQLTLLLVLSISIKAMGQDERVVINDTLSANASLIFLDSFQLGLGNWQVEQMPKGRVEQKNEKMEITDVSGCTVWLTKKLEGPIMITYDAYVIDEGGPQDRVSDLNCFWMAKDMDNPEDLFANSENRGGKFSNYDSLRLYYMGVGGHDNSKTRFRRYTGNGERPLLPEHDLSEKKYLIKPNKLTQIKIVAYNGIIQYYRDGKRIIDFYDPKPYTSGHFGLRTVNNHMTIDNFKVFSLENKKIEQ, encoded by the coding sequence ATGAGTAGAAGAATAACGAAGAAAATACAATTGACCTTATTATTGGTTTTGTCAATTTCGATTAAGGCCATGGGCCAAGATGAGCGCGTTGTGATCAATGATACACTAAGCGCAAACGCCAGTTTGATTTTTTTGGATTCTTTTCAACTAGGGCTGGGAAACTGGCAAGTGGAGCAGATGCCGAAAGGAAGGGTCGAGCAAAAAAACGAAAAAATGGAAATCACCGATGTTTCCGGATGTACCGTTTGGCTCACCAAGAAGCTCGAAGGTCCGATTATGATTACCTATGATGCCTATGTTATCGATGAAGGCGGCCCGCAAGACCGCGTATCCGATTTAAACTGTTTTTGGATGGCAAAGGATATGGACAATCCTGAAGACCTTTTTGCCAATTCAGAAAATAGGGGCGGAAAGTTCTCTAATTACGATAGCCTCCGCTTGTATTACATGGGTGTTGGTGGACACGATAATTCAAAAACTCGTTTTCGGAGATATACAGGAAACGGGGAGCGTCCCTTGCTACCGGAACATGATTTGTCGGAAAAGAAATACCTGATAAAACCCAACAAGCTTACCCAGATCAAGATTGTTGCCTATAACGGAATTATTCAATATTACCGAGACGGGAAACGGATTATTGATTTCTATGACCCTAAGCCTTATACCTCGGGGCATTTTGGACTTAGAACGGTTAACAATCATATGACCATAGATAATTTTAAGGTCTTCAGTTTAGAAAATAAAAAAATAGAACAATGA
- a CDS encoding heparinase II/III domain-containing protein → MKRTLLYIFLALVFVGKAQERNYLLHTDANIKQLKNQISRNEAVRKSWDAQYKKAEKLLKKDKLKAADCQLLGLAYRMTGKPKFAEAIKAILIDYTKRDTWESKTLLSRTPKWKGGLKTSHTSFYIAIGYDCIYNYLTENERQEIAEDFVKVGITPAREDWLLPNTDFHTFDTMGHNWWSACVYMAGFSSLAIRNEIPEAQKWVDEIADTAKEWIDYSGSVLQNKPPTFDQDGGFYESINYASYGVSQYLLFRYAFQSALPEVKQVELPILDKIGDFFIQTSYYVKDDKVLSVNFGDSFINKTGNSCVTLLWHLGYTDDKYAWYIDKVSQGSDNEGMQLETPNGLLLHPVLPKLADDFVPDLPTSHLYKDMGWATLRNSWDDNATMLAVKSGFTWNHTHADAGSYILFHKGKNLIIDSGNASYLSPLYTEYYCQSEAHNVVIFNGEGQNRKDIYFGVTNQGSLHNLMEGENFKYLLANATGPYSHILSRNYRNFVWVGDVILVIDDLLAHKPGKFEWLLHYNGESTLKGGIDLTIKKDDAKVLVRPLFPETFPPGGERPHDFPEHMLLTEKMGYEDHHPEQTKPYWSISHFEETARTKFVSAIILEDEENKGKLPVIERFEGTDFLGVSITQDGKTTQVYLNLLADGRLKHRNSVIDMNGWETDAYLTILTFKEGADVTNIENIDELFIGHGSYLRRDGKALMHSHSKYTALVEDFNSGSLKVEFQGQANTTLSIHAKNAGTSVDIGQNVKSQSFDESLNMIQLKITE, encoded by the coding sequence ATGAAAAGAACACTTCTATATATTTTTCTTGCTTTGGTGTTTGTAGGGAAGGCCCAAGAAAGAAACTACCTTCTACATACCGATGCCAATATAAAACAACTGAAAAACCAGATTTCCCGTAACGAAGCGGTTCGTAAGAGTTGGGATGCGCAATACAAAAAAGCCGAAAAACTCCTAAAAAAAGACAAATTGAAGGCTGCCGATTGCCAATTGTTGGGGCTGGCCTACCGCATGACGGGTAAACCGAAATTTGCTGAAGCCATAAAGGCGATTTTAATCGATTACACAAAAAGGGATACTTGGGAAAGTAAAACGCTTTTGAGTCGGACCCCAAAGTGGAAGGGGGGGCTGAAGACCTCACATACGAGTTTCTATATTGCCATTGGATACGATTGTATTTATAACTATTTGACGGAAAACGAAAGACAGGAAATCGCGGAAGATTTTGTTAAGGTGGGAATAACGCCTGCCCGAGAAGACTGGCTGCTTCCTAATACCGACTTTCATACCTTCGATACCATGGGCCATAACTGGTGGAGTGCCTGTGTGTACATGGCCGGTTTTAGTTCCTTGGCGATCAGAAACGAAATTCCCGAAGCCCAAAAATGGGTCGATGAAATTGCGGATACCGCCAAAGAATGGATAGATTACTCCGGTAGCGTACTTCAAAACAAGCCTCCTACTTTTGATCAAGATGGCGGGTTTTACGAAAGTATCAACTATGCCTCCTATGGGGTCTCGCAATATTTATTGTTTCGCTATGCCTTTCAATCGGCCTTGCCCGAGGTCAAGCAGGTAGAGCTGCCTATTCTGGATAAAATAGGGGATTTCTTTATACAGACCAGTTATTATGTGAAAGACGATAAGGTCTTGTCGGTCAATTTCGGCGATTCGTTTATCAATAAAACGGGTAATAGCTGTGTAACCCTATTATGGCATTTAGGCTATACCGATGATAAATACGCTTGGTATATTGACAAGGTAAGCCAAGGGAGCGACAATGAAGGGATGCAATTGGAAACGCCCAATGGTCTATTGTTACACCCCGTGCTTCCTAAGTTGGCCGATGATTTCGTTCCCGACTTACCCACATCACATTTGTATAAGGATATGGGCTGGGCGACCCTTCGCAATTCTTGGGACGATAATGCCACCATGCTTGCGGTAAAGTCCGGTTTCACCTGGAACCATACCCATGCCGATGCGGGGTCTTATATTCTCTTCCACAAAGGAAAGAACTTGATAATCGATTCAGGAAATGCCTCTTATTTGAGTCCCCTTTATACCGAATACTACTGTCAGAGCGAAGCCCATAACGTGGTAATTTTCAATGGCGAAGGGCAAAATCGAAAGGATATATACTTTGGGGTGACAAACCAAGGTTCGCTCCATAATTTGATGGAAGGCGAGAATTTCAAATACCTTTTGGCCAATGCTACTGGACCGTACTCCCATATATTGTCTCGCAACTACAGAAATTTTGTTTGGGTAGGCGATGTTATTTTGGTCATAGACGACCTCTTGGCCCATAAGCCGGGTAAGTTTGAGTGGTTGCTGCACTACAACGGCGAATCAACGCTAAAAGGGGGTATCGATTTGACGATAAAGAAAGATGATGCCAAGGTTTTGGTTCGTCCACTTTTTCCAGAGACTTTTCCTCCAGGAGGTGAACGCCCTCATGATTTCCCCGAACATATGCTGCTGACGGAAAAAATGGGCTATGAAGACCATCACCCCGAACAGACCAAACCCTATTGGTCCATCAGTCATTTTGAGGAAACGGCGCGGACCAAATTTGTTTCCGCCATTATTTTGGAGGATGAGGAAAATAAAGGGAAGCTCCCTGTCATCGAACGCTTTGAAGGGACGGATTTTTTAGGCGTGTCCATCACCCAAGACGGCAAGACTACCCAAGTGTATTTGAACTTGTTGGCAGATGGAAGGCTAAAGCATAGGAACAGCGTGATTGATATGAATGGTTGGGAAACAGATGCTTATCTCACTATTTTAACTTTTAAGGAAGGGGCCGATGTGACCAATATCGAAAATATAGATGAACTCTTCATCGGCCACGGCAGCTACTTGAGAAGGGACGGGAAGGCCCTAATGCATTCCCACTCAAAATACACCGCATTGGTTGAGGATTTTAATTCAGGGAGTTTAAAAGTTGAATTTCAAGGACAGGCCAATACCACGCTCAGTATCCATGCTAAGAATGCGGGAACTTCCGTAGACATAGGTCAAAATGTGAAATCCCAAAGTTTCGACGAAAGCCTAAATATGATCCAACTAAAAATCACGGAATAA
- a CDS encoding arylsulfatase, with protein MISIRKEGYGKWLKHLGFAVLLFCTVHMGYGQKSKERPNVILILVDDQGYGDIAALGNPYIKTPHIDDLHARSARFTDYHVNPTCAPTRAALLTGHHANRAGVWHTINGRSLLLERETTMAQIFKENGYVTSMFGKWHLGDNYPFRPQDKGFDEVLSHGGGGMEQTMDYWDNDYFDDMYVHNGELKKYEGYCTDVWFNEAIKYIEANKNNPFFCYLPTNVAHSPYFVADEFSAPYQDNENIPLPAFYGMIANIDKNIGKLMEYLKASDILDNTIIIFTTDNGTAQGARVEGHRLDGFVSKGYNAGMRGIKASKYEGGHRVPLFLHWKNGGITVGKDIDELTAHYDVLPTLVELCGLKTNADIEFDGQSLVPLLNGDNSQFKDRIVIANSQRTEVPEPWRRTSLMQGKWRLIDGVELYDLKKDPEQRTNIADKHPEKIKEYKRAYDAWWNNLAPGYKDLPRIYVGHEAENPAKLYCHDWHTTGDSPWHQRHIRTAYIDNGYWALHVHETGSYEVKLRRWPEETQLPLNAKAPIRPAISGTSVSESKPSVALNIEKARLKVQDFDKTVDVDPSAEYVKFTVRLTQGEAELQTWFTLDTGETLGAYFVSVEKL; from the coding sequence ATGATATCAATTCGTAAAGAGGGGTATGGAAAATGGCTCAAGCACCTAGGCTTTGCCGTCCTCTTGTTCTGTACGGTTCATATGGGATATGGACAGAAAAGTAAAGAACGGCCCAACGTCATTCTTATTTTGGTAGATGACCAAGGATATGGCGATATTGCCGCCTTGGGAAATCCCTATATCAAAACTCCCCATATCGACGACCTGCATGCTAGAAGTGCACGGTTCACCGACTATCACGTCAACCCGACCTGTGCCCCCACGCGAGCGGCCTTGTTGACCGGTCACCACGCGAATAGGGCAGGGGTCTGGCATACCATTAACGGTCGCTCCCTACTATTGGAAAGAGAGACTACCATGGCCCAAATATTTAAAGAGAATGGCTACGTAACTTCTATGTTCGGCAAATGGCATTTGGGCGATAATTATCCTTTTAGACCCCAAGATAAAGGCTTTGATGAGGTCTTAAGCCATGGTGGCGGCGGTATGGAGCAGACCATGGATTATTGGGACAACGACTATTTTGACGATATGTATGTCCATAACGGGGAACTGAAGAAATACGAAGGTTATTGTACCGATGTTTGGTTCAACGAGGCCATTAAGTATATCGAGGCGAATAAAAACAACCCCTTCTTTTGCTATTTGCCTACCAATGTCGCGCATTCGCCCTATTTTGTGGCCGATGAGTTTTCGGCACCTTACCAAGACAATGAAAACATTCCGCTCCCTGCCTTTTACGGTATGATCGCGAATATTGATAAGAACATCGGCAAGTTGATGGAGTACTTGAAAGCTTCCGATATTCTCGATAACACCATCATTATCTTTACAACCGATAATGGTACTGCCCAAGGGGCAAGGGTTGAAGGACATCGCTTGGATGGCTTCGTGAGCAAAGGGTACAACGCGGGTATGCGTGGTATTAAGGCGAGTAAGTATGAAGGCGGACATCGGGTTCCCTTGTTCTTACATTGGAAAAACGGGGGCATTACGGTAGGAAAGGATATTGACGAACTGACCGCCCATTATGATGTATTGCCCACCCTTGTAGAACTGTGCGGGCTGAAGACCAATGCCGATATCGAATTTGACGGACAAAGCCTTGTTCCCTTATTGAACGGAGACAATAGCCAGTTTAAAGACCGAATCGTCATTGCCAATTCACAGCGCACCGAAGTGCCGGAGCCGTGGCGAAGGACTTCCCTAATGCAGGGAAAATGGAGGCTGATCGATGGAGTGGAGCTGTATGATTTAAAAAAGGATCCAGAACAGCGTACGAATATTGCGGATAAACATCCTGAAAAAATAAAGGAATACAAACGGGCCTATGACGCTTGGTGGAACAATTTGGCGCCGGGTTATAAAGACCTGCCTCGAATATATGTAGGCCATGAAGCGGAAAACCCCGCTAAATTGTATTGTCACGATTGGCATACTACAGGTGATAGCCCGTGGCATCAGAGGCATATACGTACGGCTTATATCGATAACGGGTATTGGGCACTACATGTTCACGAAACGGGAAGCTATGAGGTAAAACTCCGTAGATGGCCCGAAGAGACCCAACTGCCCTTAAATGCAAAAGCCCCGATAAGACCGGCCATTTCGGGAACCAGTGTTAGTGAAAGTAAACCGAGTGTAGCCTTGAATATTGAAAAGGCAAGGTTGAAAGTCCAAGATTTCGATAAGACGGTAGATGTTGACCCTTCCGCAGAATATGTAAAGTTCACGGTACGCCTGACACAGGGCGAAGCGGAATTGCAAACCTGGTTTACATTAGATACTGGTGAGACCCTCGGAGCTTATTTTGTCAGTGTAGAAAAGTTGTAA
- a CDS encoding FAD-dependent oxidoreductase: protein MMKTMSIRFILCLCVCILQIGCTSREKSENLDADVIIYGGTSAAIASAVQLARMDKSVLIVCPEKHIGGLSASGLGFTDLGNKRVIGGISKEFYQEVYKHYQNEEAWNWQPRSEYGNEGQGTTAIDDEFKTMWTFEPHVAEQIFEKFVKDHNITILRDKWLDRENGVEVKDGEIVSITMLDGESYKGKIFVDATYEGDLMAAAGVNYHVGREANSVYNEEWNGVQKGVYHHSHNFQQLNISPYIIPGDSTSGLLPRISAEAPGEQGSGDKRVQAYNYRLCTTNAEGNVVPFEKPENYDPKEYELLRRVFKAGRYSMFGGGKIPNMKRDVNNVGPFSSDNIGMNYEYPEASYEKRKEILEEHINYHKGLLYFWGHDESVPERFRTSIGKWGLAKDEFVDNGHWPYQIYVREARRMIGEFVMTDNEILGKSEVRKPIGMGSYAMDSHNVQRYVTKEGYVQNEGDLGVEPEKPYQIHLGTILPKRKECKNLLVTAAISSSHIAFGSIRMEPVFMILGQSAATLASMALDKDRAIHDVPYGELRKKLLADGQVLEYNPEN, encoded by the coding sequence ATGATGAAAACCATGTCAATTCGCTTTATTTTATGCTTGTGTGTATGTATACTCCAGATAGGATGTACGTCACGGGAAAAATCAGAAAACTTAGATGCAGATGTGATTATCTACGGAGGTACATCGGCAGCGATTGCCTCGGCAGTCCAATTGGCCCGAATGGATAAGTCGGTATTGATTGTTTGTCCCGAAAAGCATATTGGGGGGCTGTCGGCTAGTGGCTTGGGCTTTACCGATTTGGGAAACAAAAGGGTGATTGGCGGTATTTCAAAAGAGTTCTACCAAGAAGTGTATAAGCACTATCAGAATGAGGAAGCCTGGAACTGGCAACCTAGAAGTGAATACGGCAATGAAGGACAAGGTACCACGGCCATTGATGATGAGTTTAAGACCATGTGGACTTTTGAGCCCCATGTAGCCGAACAGATTTTTGAAAAGTTTGTCAAAGACCATAATATTACCATCCTTCGCGATAAATGGCTAGACCGAGAAAACGGGGTTGAAGTAAAAGATGGTGAAATTGTTTCCATAACCATGTTGGATGGGGAAAGCTACAAAGGCAAGATCTTTGTAGATGCAACCTACGAGGGAGACCTTATGGCGGCGGCAGGGGTGAACTACCATGTGGGACGTGAGGCAAACAGTGTGTACAATGAGGAGTGGAACGGGGTTCAAAAAGGTGTTTATCATCACAGCCATAATTTTCAACAACTAAATATTAGTCCTTATATAATTCCAGGCGATTCTACTAGTGGCTTGCTTCCGCGTATATCGGCGGAAGCCCCAGGGGAACAAGGCTCAGGGGATAAGCGCGTGCAGGCCTACAACTATAGATTGTGTACGACCAATGCGGAAGGGAATGTCGTGCCCTTTGAAAAACCTGAAAATTATGATCCTAAGGAATATGAGTTGTTGCGAAGGGTTTTTAAGGCGGGGCGTTATTCCATGTTTGGAGGGGGCAAAATCCCGAATATGAAACGAGATGTGAACAATGTAGGGCCGTTTAGTTCGGATAACATCGGTATGAACTACGAGTATCCTGAGGCTTCCTATGAAAAAAGAAAGGAAATCTTAGAAGAGCATATCAACTACCATAAAGGCTTGCTTTATTTCTGGGGACACGATGAAAGCGTACCTGAAAGGTTTAGAACAAGTATAGGCAAATGGGGGCTGGCCAAAGACGAATTTGTTGATAATGGCCACTGGCCCTATCAAATTTATGTGCGAGAGGCTCGGCGTATGATCGGGGAGTTTGTGATGACCGATAATGAAATCTTGGGAAAAAGCGAAGTGCGAAAACCCATAGGTATGGGGTCGTACGCTATGGATTCGCACAATGTACAACGTTATGTTACCAAGGAAGGATATGTGCAGAACGAAGGTGATTTAGGGGTCGAGCCCGAAAAGCCTTATCAGATTCACTTGGGGACCATCCTCCCTAAAAGGAAGGAATGCAAAAACTTATTGGTCACTGCGGCGATTTCGTCTTCCCACATCGCTTTTGGTTCCATTCGTATGGAGCCCGTTTTTATGATTCTCGGGCAGAGCGCGGCTACCTTGGCAAGTATGGCCTTAGATAAAGATAGGGCCATTCATGATGTGCCGTATGGGGAACTTCGGAAAAAGCTATTGGCAGACGGACAGGTTTTGGAATATAATCCGGAAAACTAA